The genomic DNA GCAGGGGGATTTCTTGTAAAGCTCTCCACAgtgtgcagccagggttgagaacccTGAATCTGGGCAGAACTGTTACAAGGGAATCCTAGGAAGGTAGATGATAAACCTTCTGGTTAGACGGGTATGCCTCAGCCCATTTACAGCAATGGATCCACAGAGCAACTCTGCAAGGTGGATATTCCCACTACGCAGATGAGAAACCTGAAGCTCAGAGAttatgacttgctcaaggtcacccagttAATCAGAGGCAGAGCTAGGGCTTAACGCAAGTCTTCTTTGACTCCAAAACCCTTGCCGCCTCTTTAATTCTTCAGGCAAATTTCCATTTCCTGTAAGGGATGATGACCTCTGCCTATCAGAAAGGGCCCACGGCTTTTCTCCAATATGGGAATAACAGGGTGAAAGTCCTCCGGTGAACTGGACTGCTTGGTCCTCACCTGGTCCTTCCTATGGGAGAGGCGCTGGTGGCAGCAGCCATAGAGGGCCGCCACCAGGAGCAAGAAGGATGCCATGCAGACAATAGTGATGATCAGGGGCATGCTGAACCGGTCCTCCATCTCTTCTGGTGGTCCTTGACCCCCAAACTGCATGTCTCTGACTCCCACCTGGCCAGGAAAGAGAAAGTGACAGAGCAAAAAATAGGTTCCgggtccctctctctctcagaaCTCCCGTTCACTTACGAGCTCTTCCACTTGGGGTTTGGGGGGCCTGTTCCACTGCCCTGCTGTCCCCTTTTATCCTCCCATCTAGATGCTTGCAAACCAGAGGTTCCTCAGCaatgagaaacagtggaaacggggAACCACGGGCTTCCGAGGGACAGGCTCCTGACCCAGTCTGTCCCAGCATGTGGGGCCGTCTACTTACGCCTTCTAGCTTGTCCCAGTCATTTTTCAGCAACTTATAAATGTCCGTGGGTTGGAGCTTTGctgagggggagagggagagatgcCGCTTCAATGGTCTAGCTCAGAGAGACATGGCAGGGACAGAGGACTTCCTGTTCCTCCGTCTCCTGAGCGGTGTCTCTTCTCATGCAGGTGACTGAGAGTTGACAACTGACCCATCCTGTGGCTCCTGTCACCCCCCTGCCCCATTCCCACCCCAgacaggcctccctgcccttgcCCTCAACTCACTGATGATAGTAATTTGTTTGATGTCCACTTCCTGGGCATGTGAACCAGGAGCCATCTCTATATGGCACTCATCTTGAGTTTTGTTGAAGGAGGATTTTACTGCTTGGCACAACACCTCGACCAGTCTGTGATTTGAAGCAACTGTGTTCTGTTGTGGGGAAACAACAGGTAATTCCTTGGGGATCACAACAGTGGCCTAGGCTTGTGGGGCCGCCCTTGCAAGCTAAGGTCAGGACAATGCTGTTGCCAGCTGTGAACCGACTGCCTGGACTGGCGGGTCACACGCTCTCCTCCTGGGCCAGCCCCTGCCTTCTCTGGCTCAGGTGGACATCTCCTCCCTCGTCCTCCCGTCCCGCTTATCTCATCTTGGTTGAACAATGCCATTCCCCCGAGTGTGCCCCTCTTTCTCAGAGCTCTTTAAGCATCACGATCTGCTGCCTGTCATCATTTCTCTCCCCTGGAAGGACCCACGGAGGCACTGCCAGCGCAAAGATGCCAATGAACCTGCATTCACCAGCCCTTGATGCTGAGTTCAGAGACCTCAGGAGGGGAAGTGCCCGGCTCTCCGCTCAAGGTCATCCATCCCAAAGTTGAAACACTTGCCTGTTCCCTCGGCTAAGACTGAAAACATAAATAGGCTGACAAGAGAAGGGCAAGGCGATCACTGCACAGGGGGACTTGGGAGTGTCTGAAAGACGCACAAGGACATCTTTGAGGGGCTTCCTCTATATTTCTAAGCAGAAAGAGCATGGCTGATGTGGCTTTAGGGCTGAGGGTGAGGAAGTGAAGTGTGGGGAGCTTTTACCCAGTCATCCAGAGGCACCCCAAACTGGTGTTTCTCTGACCAGACTTTGGAATAAGGATGCCAGATGAAGAATAGGACTCTTGCTTTGGCTTGTCCCACAAACCATCCCTTGGGTTTTCTACCTGGCATTTCCTTAGGCCTACTAACTCCCCAGCCCTGCTGCCAGGTAAAGATGCAGGGCTTTCCTCTTCccatttatggcaaaagaaggcTTACCACCAAACACACCCCTGCCAAGTTTCAGCCAAAAAGAGCCGGAGGAAAGGCTGAGCAAGCGTCAGTGTCTTTCTCACCTTGTCCAACAAGCCCAATCCCAGGAAAACCCTGCTCTGTTTGAAAACTCCAGCTTTTCTATAGTTCACTTGGAAAATTCCAGCAAAATGGACACCCGAAAGAAAACAACTGCAGAAAACAGGTAGCATTAAAGTATCGTAAACCCAAGTTTTCCATGCTGCTTGCTTTCACTTTCTGGTTCCTAGGGGTGTTTGCAAAATAGCCACTGACCAGGAGAGGGCGGCAGTGAGCCATCCATCACCAGCACTCACTCAGGCCTCAACTACTGAGTAAGCGCTGCAGCAGATATCCCCAGACTAAAGCCCTTAATCCTAGGGAGACTGGCAGTCTGAAGGCAGTGGACAACACGGCTAAACTCTCTCTTTCATGCAAACGCACTCACACACGTGCTGACACCATCTCCCTcaaacagtacacacacacaccatcctgAGTGGAAGAACAGCTGTTGGCAACGGCTCCCCTGGGTTAGAGGCAGGCCGTCAGATAACATGGAGCAGGAAATATAAAACCACAGACTCTTAGAACAACGAAAGTTAGGCAGACTAAGCCTCTTCTTTTCAACTGAGGCCTCTGAAGCCCAAAGAGATGGGCTTTAACAAAGCCACATCCTGAACTGGAGGCAAGCAAGAACCAGGGCTTGGGTCAGACTCTCAGAAGTGAAAGCTCAGGAGACCTGGTATTTCTGGCCTGTAGCAGCCCTGTGGGCGGGGCTTCCTTTAGAGAAGCTGGTTCTGACCCTCCGTAAGATTGGAAGGACCAAAAACAAGGGCAGGAAATGAACACATCTCTCAGCTCCTTTCTACAAGGAACACTCCATTCCCTTCCACTTTGAGTAATCCTGGAGCTAAACCGCCTTTGCAGGATACAGGTCAGGGTGGGGCTCAGATGAACAAGGTACTCACACAGCTGTTGGCGCCCGAGATGTTCAGGGAGAGTTTGCTCTCATTCAGCTTTTCAGGAGGATGGCACTGGATCTGAAAGAAGCCACTGGGATTAAGGGCCAGGCTTAACTTGATAGGATCTTGTCTTTgaatcctccctccctccctcccttaggtgcttccctggtggctcagaatctgcctgcaatgcaagagaccagggttcgctccctgggtcgggaagactcccctggaggagggaatgaatcccatggacagagaagcctggcgggctacagtccatggggttgcaaagagttggacacaactgaagcgactgagtacacacactgTTAGGTGGGTGACACCAGGCAAGTAGCTCCGGGCAAGCTGGGAGCTGGCCAGCTGGGGTCTGACAGCCAGGTATGTTACTGGTTATCCCGCTGTCTAAGGCCGAGTCCAGCAAAGCCAGAGACAGTGGGTGAACGATACTGGCTCCTCACACCCCCACCAGGGGCTCTGGGAAGGGAAGGATAGAGATGCTCTTCCTGGAGTCCCTTTCTCTCCGAGTCTGGGCTCTCTTACCTGCCCTATATTTGTTGGAATTActgaggtgggagaaggggtgCTGGAGCTTTGGGGGGCATTTGATGTCAACTGAGTGCTGGAGATGGTGGATCTCCTGACAAGAGATGTGGTCCCACGTCCCTGTGAAGAGCCTGTAGGTTGCTGAACTCCAGTGGCGACAGTGACAGCTGGTGTCTCACTGGAGGTGTGTTGAGTTCCTTCAACTGCGACCTGTGTTTCTGTAAATGGGGAAACAAAGCTTATGAGGAAAGGTGAGTagtttaaacagaaaaaagatagtctttttctgttcttagttttctgaggttCTTTagtcttcccccaccccactttgGCTTTACAGACCACAGGCAAAAGGAGGCAAGCTATGAGAAAGAGGAGGTAGATGGATGAAGCCAGTTCCCATAACCTATTACAGGATGAGCAGATTGGATGAGCCGGTGTAGGAACCCGAGAGAAGTATCAACAGCAGTGACAATGCCAGCAGCAAATGTCAACTGAGTAACTGCTTCATGTCAGGGTCCTAAGAGCTTCACAGGTACTTCCTTCTTCAGTCCGCACAGTGACTCTGAGGAAAGTACCATAATTACTCCTTTCAAAAACAAGGAAGTGGAGGCTCAGAGGAGCTTGATGCATTCCACACCAACAAGTGGCAGAGCAGGGCCTGGAGTCCAGGTTTATCCAGCTCAGGGCCCCTGCTCTCACACAGGACAGACTTCACCATGTACCCACATGACATGGCagcgggggtggcggggggggcgGTCCCTCGAAATGCGAATGCTCAGATTCACACCAAGGAATTCTGATTCAATAGATCTCAAATGGGCCACGAGGCTCATGATCCATCAGTGAGGTTTGAAATGAATTTATTGGACTAAGactagcacttaaaaaaaaaaaaaaaggaaaatgctcCACTGGGCAGTTCAAAACCTCAAGCTCTCATCACAACACACAGCTCTGCTGGCCACTGCTCACCACTGGATGGGAAACAGACTGAGCGAAGGTGGTACACGATCCTTAACCCACATCATGAATCTCCACCTTCTAGTCAAACAACGGTACAGAACATAGACATCTGAAAGTTTCTTTCTGCTTCAAAAAGGCAAGGCAACACTTACTCAGTGTGGTCACCTGAGCTGTAAAGGTGGGACTTGTCATCCTGCCTAAACTTGTAGTTACGGTCATTTTGTCTGATCCCTCAGGGAAACTCCCTGTGGGCTCTGAAGTCCCAGGAGCCGAAGTCACAGGGCTGGGGCTAGGCTGCTGAGTGCTTGAGAGGTTGGTCGAGGAGGACAGAATAGGAGAGATGCTTGGGATGATATTCGGATCTGGAGATGTGGAGATTTTCTGACTGCCTTCCTTAGCAGTCACGCTGTCTGTGGTCACACTGTGGGTAGTTGGGATTCTGGATGTGGGTGAATCATTCATTGCATTCTGGCTGCTCGTGCTTTCAGGACTTGCTGAGACTGTGGTTGATGTGGTTGTAGGATCTTCAGTAGTTACAAGAGTGGCTTCACTGGCTGTGGCAGTTGGGCTTTTCTGGGCTGAGGCTGACACCACAATGCTGGCCGGTGCTGTGGTCACAGTGGATGTCTCAGTGGATGTCGGGGCTGTACTGTGTTTGAATGGGTTTGAATTCAATGTCTGACCACTGGTGATTGTGGATGTTACCAACTGGTCTGTGCTCATGACAGCTGAGCTTTGTCCCTTGGTTGTTCCTATggacaaagacaacacagaatCAATTAGGGTATTAGCTGGAAGTCTTTCTCTCTCCGTTGCTCCAGCTCTTCCCCAGGATCCAGAGGCCTTACTCTCATCCCTGCCATTTTTGCTCAAGGGTTTGGGCCCTTGATGTGTCCAGATTTCTCTGGGGTTCAAGAAGCCTCTAAGAGGGAGGCTGAGGAGAAAGCAGAGGAAGTCAAGAGAAATTCTGCTCCAGAGAAGGACTCAGCACCCAGTCCCACTGCCTGTCGGAGCCTGCAGTGAATTCTCTGCCCTCCCCATCTGGCCCCAGACACACACTGTTAAAGGTTTCCACACCCCAGCACAGAACCCTCATCatccctgcctccttctcccaGACCCAGGAGCTTGCAGAAAATGCAACAGACTCACACATATCCAAGTACCCT from Bos mutus isolate GX-2022 chromosome 4, NWIPB_WYAK_1.1, whole genome shotgun sequence includes the following:
- the PODXL gene encoding podocalyxin, whose amino-acid sequence is MRARPQVSCTWQVGDAVLRLCNKTRCSREAWSAPWRTHSLGGLLALDLGELELGSVEEEGGGPARLASKVSRETPALQGGQGAVWCRESSPLPCLPALTLTSPHPLCPEQGPPARSLEPGARSPEPGAGSRPRSPARRAPGRSFLLGSLFSAQRRPARALLGKGRGGGGGRRGRDRSRRSRRPGRSRADTARDAAACRFSAAWLGASAGSAAAAARRGHRSATRDARATAWPSQPPPGLPERRPDAPAARTLGQVRSHLLRARAQDTMRSALLLSAFLLPLPLVLSVDGTTKGQSSAVMSTDQLVTSTITSGQTLNSNPFKHSTAPTSTETSTVTTAPASIVVSASAQKSPTATASEATLVTTEDPTTTSTTVSASPESTSSQNAMNDSPTSRIPTTHSVTTDSVTAKEGSQKISTSPDPNIIPSISPILSSSTNLSSTQQPSPSPVTSAPGTSEPTGSFPEGSDKMTVTTSLGRMTSPTFTAQVTTLKTQVAVEGTQHTSSETPAVTVATGVQQPTGSSQGRGTTSLVRRSTISSTQLTSNAPQSSSTPSPTSVIPTNIGQIQCHPPEKLNESKLSLNISGANSCNTVASNHRLVEVLCQAVKSSFNKTQDECHIEMAPGSHAQEVDIKQITIITKLQPTDIYKLLKNDWDKLEGVGVRDMQFGGQGPPEEMEDRFSMPLIITIVCMASFLLLVAALYGCCHQRLSHRKDQQRLTEELQTVENGYHDNPTLEVMETSSEMQEKKVANLNGELGDSWIVPLDNLTKDDPEEEDTHL